gCGTAAATTATAATTGGCTATGGAAGAATTCAACGATTGGAGAAAAAGAAGGGACAGACGAGACCCAGGCAAAGGATATTTGAGCGAGAAAGAATAGCGAAGAAAACGCGAAAGTACGATCAGCAAGAAGAAGCATACTCGTCACGTGCGTTGTTCGTACTTATGGTTAATACATACGATTAATCGAACCCGGTGACGATTAAAAGCAGCACGGACGTCAAGAGAAACACAATAGGGGAACTAGTAGGTTGAGTTACCGAGTTGTGAGAGTTATCACAGTGGGAAGGCCAGTTTTTGAGGCACGCCGCATACGCTACCACGTGAGCGATGTAATTTTGCTCGAAAGTGCCACGAATCAAGTGGGAGTACGGACctgaaaaatatttaagaattaattatatttcttcAAGTAGAATATAGAGTCAGAAATTGAAGAATATAAGTTTGATAGATGTCTGATTGTTTGAATGTTTGATTGATAGAAATTGATAACacaaaattgtattttgttttatgttttagaattatcgtaaaatattatGACACAATAAAGCTACCTTCTGGAAGTTAATCTGCAATAAATAGAATGGTATCTGTCAATGTCAAACATACAGCAATTTCGTCAGTTGAACAGTGCATTATGCAACGTTGATTGTCGAGTTATATAGATAAGATAGAGACGCTTTTTCCAATTTCATGCGCTATCTTAATTAATTTTAGCGGTATTATTTACAGCAGGCTAGCTCCTACTTCATCATTAATATCCAATCGATAAGATTTGTCGTTAATTTCCATATCTCGATAACGTCGGTAGACGAAAGCAAGCaaaagtaatatattttacCTATAGCGTAGACTCCAACGTCTTCGCCCCCGTGAGTTTCATCTTCCAAGTATATGCCAGCCATATGGGGGTAATATGGTTCATCGCGTTCCTTGTCTTGATCGACAGGTCTCCATGTCTCGTTAACGTTGTTACTATCGTTTCGCCTATGATGATAGAATCCCGGACCATTGATGTAGCTGAGCGTTTCGTAGGACTGTATTTTTGGGTTGTTTGGATCGTTGGCGAAACCAAGGATATCGTTTCCACGTTTCGGATAACCATTCATGGTGAACGCGTGCGAGTGATCCGCAGTTACGATCACCAACGTTTCTTCCAGTTTAACTTCCTGCAGAGCGACCGATATCGCTTCTTCGAGTTCCGATAATTCCCTCAACGCTAGCTTCGCCCAGTTATGGTGATGCGCCATGTCTATTCTTCCACTCTCCACCTATGCCCGCAACGAATAATTTTAACCGCTTTGAACGAATGATTTTGATAAAGTTCTGGCATAAAGTTGGATCTGTTTAATCATTCACTCACCATTAAAAGAAAACCTTTGTCATTTTTCTTAAGCAACCGAACAGCCTGCTGAGTCATCTCAGCTAAGCTCGGTGTTTGCTCCGTCTTCACAGCATGGTAAGGGAGATGACTAGGAGCAAAAATTCCGAGAATTTTCGACGTATTAGCGATATCGACGGAGAGAAGCTGTTCGAGATTGGTCACCACTTTCCCGTCGGGATTATTCTCAGCCCATACATCCGCCAAATTTTGTCCATCTCCTCTGACACACGTATCGGGATCTATCGGCTCCATTGGTAAGCCCATATGTTGCGCTCCACCGCCCATAATCACCTAACGTTAATTAAACGATCGTTAGACGAACGTTCGAAGCGGCAACGAATACGTATGGAAATGTAGTGGCTCGCCAAAGTATCCGGACAACTGATCGTGGAAtatctttgtgaacatattattACGCACGCTATATAAAGCATTTTGAAGACGAGGAACGATCATCGCGATTATAACAGTACAGAATTTGAAACGTATATATCGAAAATGTGCATTGTACGATAAAAGTTTACGACATCGTTATTGCAAACACGTACGCTTAACGTAAATACGAATAGTAAATTACGTGTCCTAATACTTATGGCGAACAGGGTACGCGAAATCAAGGGAAAGGACAAATGCATTCCCTTACCTTGAACTTGTTTCCTGGTTCGTCTTCGATTAGTTGTCTCGCGATATCCTTTACGCAACCTTTATATTGCGCCGGTATCGACGTATCGCATTCCCAGTCGCGATTATTAGTATGAGCGTATAATCCACCCGGAGTAGCATGCGTGATCCGAGTTGTCGTGACAAACCCTGTATTTCGCCGAACGATCCAGCAAAAAAGGAAATGAGAAAATCATCCAAAATTTGTCAACGACCGAGTCGCTTTATCTTGTATTAACGCGTCTCTTTCGTTTCATATTTGATGCGAGTTTATACTAGGAAAAAGATGCTTGTTCTCGCGTTTCCTTCATTCACCGACATATTGGAAAGTAATGGCGAAAAAGCGAGAGTTACGAGCGTTATGCCCTAGATAAAGCGGAAAGTTGGCTCGCGACCTTCTCTCTGCCGTGTCGTTTTCGAGCTCGTCCCGGCAAGGTCTATTCGATACTGATGTTTAATGTTTAACACCGGTAGCTGGCCGTGAGTAGGTCGTCGTTGCTAACGAGTCACGTTCACGTCAGTCCCGGTTCTATCTATGCGTATCGACCATTCCATTTGGTcaattatacgtatgtatagtTACGCTTGATACGTGCATCTACATGTAcctatatatatagatataccatatatatatatatatatatatggtatatatatatacagtatatacatatatacatatatatggtatatatattatatggtatatatatataaggtatatatatatatatatatatataaggtatatatatatataggtatatatatagacatatatatatataccatatatataagtatatatatatataccatatatatatatatatacacaccatatatatataccatatatatatatatggtatatatatatatatttagagtGTATATGTAGAGAGAAATTTAGAGTGTATGTgtggtgtatatatatatatatataccatatatatatcatatatatatatttatatatatatatatatttatatatatatatatttatatatatatatatatttatatatatatggtatatatatggtatatatatatatatatatacaccacACATACGTCTATTTACGTATTTGCAAGAGGTTATCAGTTCAGCCCTTTGCCctatcattttcttcttttcgcaaGGATAAAAGGCGGCTTACCGGTATCCATGCCACTTTCTTGCGCCCAATCTGCGACAGTCGTAACTTTGCTCTCCTTGTCGGTTTTGTTATTACACCGATTAAACGAAGCTTTCGTATCTAATCCAATAACCTTGTATCGGCATTTAACACCGGAAAATATCGCGGTAGCTGTCCCAGCTGAATCGGGTACTTGTTTGTCGGTGTTGTACGTCTATAAAGAACAGCTCGAATAGAAATTTGTCCGGCTACGAAACTTTTGCAAACCGCTGTACGCGTATACGCGTATAAGTACCTTGGCGAATCCAGTGTTAGGAAAATTTTCGAAAGCCAATTTGTATTCCTCGCCGGTGTTACCCTTGATTTGGCCTTTGTATATTCGACCAGCTGTGATCGTAGATACTCCCATGCCATCACCGATAAAGATAATTACATTCTTCGCGCGATTTTCGTTGTTTCGATAAGCCAGAATTCTTTGAAGATTCTCTTGGCCGGATTTTAGCCAAAAGGACATATCTGTAAAGAGTAAAGAAACACGCTCGTTTGTAATATCATAGCGAATAACTACGAGATTACCGATGTTTacgtaaatttgtatttttatcagGGACCGTAACCGTTATGACCCAAATTTAAGAAAGCTACAGAATACGAATTCATATTTTACTTGGAACGATTTTGGCTAGGATTAACCATTAAACACGACTAAAATTTTGTTAGTCGTCATTATCGATAAATATTATGGACGATACACGTTTTTATTGGTTATCGATAACTATTATCGATAGGAGAACTATCCTTTTAGTAGGTACCTGTAACCATCGCCGataacgaaaaattatttttctgcgTGCTTTCGATCATCGTCAATTTTTATCGAATTTGAACGAAAACGAACCATTTCGTTTCGAGTTACTCGAATTTAAATTGCTGGAATTCAGGAAACACGACCGATCTGGACGAAGCTCGAAGTGCATGCACATGTAGTAGAAACGTGAACGGTGTTTAATAAGCGATTTAAAAGCGTGGAAAGTGGCGACCTTGGTAATGTCAGTTCACGAGTTCGTGAGTCTTGGATGCCACGTAATTGTcaattcgaataattataaagatAATCGATTCTTATCAACATGCCAGGACGTGTTTGTCGCAAAGAGCGACAAGTACTATTTTatctaatattcaaaatttgcTTTTTGATAAAAGCCGAAGTGGGTCAAATAATTTGGAAATATCAACAAACCTTCGTAATGGGTAGCATTTCGAGGTAGAGAATTTGCGAGCTCGAGAAATCCCAACAGAGAACACGCTAATACGGCCAGACACCTCATCTTTGTGGAATTTGTAAATCTGTAACAGATTTTATACCATGTTGAATCGTATATCGTATCGTTGGTTCTTCGGTAACGCAACTTGTCGCGAAACGATCACTTAAAGAATTTAAGTTATTTTCGTATATGCTACTTCCATATCGGTGGTCGATATATGGTAATGCAATTGTTTCAACAATTACGAAAGAATGGAAACAAAAGAACTTTTATCACTTGTTCgttaaataaatagaacaaaGATTCAATAATACGCGACAGAggcagagaaagaaagagatatAGAAACCAGAGGTGGTATTTACAACTACAGTATGATGGATTTTGTGGTCAATGACTGGCCGTTCTTCTAggtaaacatatatatattatatatatatatatatatatatatatatatatatatacacatatatgtaacAGTAGTCGGCTATTGTAAGTTAATCGTGGCTGTTGGTTCATTAGTTATAATTTAAGGTTTCTTTGATTCGTGCATTGGCCGATTGAATAATAGGCGGCGAAAGAAAGATAGGAAGCGTTTTTTCTCGATGAGGCGAGAACAATTGGTTTGGTGTTTGCGCGTATCGGACAGGTTGATAAAAAGGGAGAGGGATATGAGGTGAACGAGTAACAGGCAATGAAAAGGGGAGCTGGTATTCGGGTCAGTCAGCGGAGTAGCGAAAACGTGCCGATACACATCCTGACGTTCGTAACAAGGCTACTGTATAGGTAGCGCGCGAAAAGATAGCAAAGATAGGAAGACGAGTCGCGAACAGCGAATGACTATTGTCTTTAACCTATATAGCTGCGATACACGGTCACTGTGCATACCGACCGAGAGTCGAGAATCGAAAGTCGATAGTCGAAAGTCGTTCGAATAGTCGTGCTCGATCGTAAAATCGTTGTCGTGCTTGACGGTTCAGCGCTTTGAAGCGGTTTGGCGGTATTTTGCTGGCGCAATAAAGGGGAACGATACTCGTGAAAATTACCTACCCAAATAACTCGATCCGTAAATGGATCATGCTACGTGACAAACGTCTTCTTCCGCCCGTGTGGTACGTTATAGAATAGGTTCTAGTTGTAGATCTCACGGCGTTTACTGTCGTTAGCAGGCACGTGTTTCGAGTGGGATCATCCTTCAACGGTTGACGAAAAGGATCACCGTGGACGAACGTGAGTTAGCAGTGAGAAGGCGAATGGATTTGTCCGATTTGATCGAAATCGGTTGATCCTGTTCGGTGGCGATGTCCCGAATTTTTACAAACACAAAGAGACAGCGATGAGAGCAGCAGTCAGCGATAGTAGCAACAGCAACGGTAACAGTCGATAGAAGAGTAACAGCGCGATATCGATGATGCGAATTAAGAACTGTATCGTCGTTCGGTAGATTTTATCCGGCGGTTATTACCTGACCGGAACGTGATGCCGTATTAACGCCAATACAGCGGCACTGAGGAAGTTTGTCACTTTATATAGCGTTTCAAAGGCCCTGGTAGATTGTGCACGAGGTGGAGAGCGTGCAAGGGACACTGAGAGTACAGATTCTCGAGGAGAGAAGTGGTTTGGGGAGAAGGGGAACCCCTCGTGTACTGCTAATCCGAGCGTAATTGAGCTGCTCGGTGCCATTATGTCTTATGTCCGCGAAAGATTAATTCGAACGCGGATCTCAAAGCATCTTGCGAGTCGCCAATTCTCCACTGTTGCTCTTCATCGCTCTTCCTCGCCCTTCTTTAGCTTTGCCACCTTTTTTCCCCTTCCTCCCGCCCCCTCTTCGTCCAATTTTTCCTCTCAACGATTTTTCGACAACCGCTTTCGAGCCAACGTCGCCTTGATTTTTGTTTACGCCCTCTTCGCTCAAATTAATTTGTCGTATGAAAAACTGTTACAGCGAACTGTTGCAGAAACCGATCATCGACCGATCGATCGACAGATTTTAACGATTGCCGATATCGAGTAGCGAATTTTCAATCGTCGTAAAGTGAAAAGGCAAAGAAAAAAACGCAAAGCGAGGGGAACAGACACgatcgagaaaagaaaaagacaagaagaggaaagaggagAAAGATTTTGTCTGCGATAAAAATcccgatattacattatatgccGGTATccgtttccttttcttcttctttcattttttgcTAGTTTTATCGCTAATCTCACCTTGCAGCGACATATCCGACGCGAGATCGGGAAATGTAACGAGCATGAGATCGATGTGCTCGCGCATAATCTCACGAGTGCCGTGTGTCAAAAACAATGACAGCAAAACGAAGAGGGATGCAGATTAGCCAATCACGATTTCCAAGTTGCCACGAGCCTTAAGAGGTGAGACGAAAGTTTGACGCACGATTGGTCGGAGATAGGAACTCGCGTGTTGATTCGATGTTGATCTCCACGTTCTGTGCACGTGACGAGTACGAAATAAGCAACTTTCAAAGTTCTCACGACCAATGCGTGATCGGCGTTCACATTTCACAAACACCGGCTGAACATCGTGATCACTAGCTGATAACGATAATCACGGGTATTGTCATCGTGCGTGTTAAAACTCTCTGCATTTCTTCCTACTTAATCCACTGCTTTTTTCCGTGCCGCTATCTATTTTCTACGATATGTCGAGCTGAGTTTTATTTCGGGGCACTCCGAATTTGTGACTCTTTTTACGACGCAAGATAGTTTATAACGTAAACCAGTTGACTTTTTTCTCTCGATAGACTATCGAAATAGTTCACCGCAAGTCCAAACTGCTCGAAGATACATACATCTTTCTATTATCGCAAAATAGTACTTCGTTTGTACGAACTTCATTTGCTGCAACGAAATCGTAGTTGATGCCTGATTAAATAAACGTTGATCGGATTCGCTTACTTGAACGTGaatcgttattacgtaaacgAAAAATCATTGGTTGTGGGGATAATCAGAGGATTCTTGTTACCTAAACTCCGATTATACTGTCGATTATACCAATATATTATCTTTGGTTTAGCAATTTTACATAAACGGAGTTCTACCATATATATCTGACTTGTGAAAAAGAGAGGAGATTAATTGAT
The Bombus vancouverensis nearcticus chromosome 6, iyBomVanc1_principal, whole genome shotgun sequence DNA segment above includes these coding regions:
- the LOC117158073 gene encoding alkaline phosphatase 4 isoform X1 produces the protein MIHLRIELFGFTNSTKMRCLAVLACSLLGFLELANSLPRNATHYEDMSFWLKSGQENLQRILAYRNNENRAKNVIIFIGDGMGVSTITAGRIYKGQIKGNTGEEYKLAFENFPNTGFAKTYNTDKQVPDSAGTATAIFSGVKCRYKVIGLDTKASFNRCNNKTDKESKVTTVADWAQESGMDTGFVTTTRITHATPGGLYAHTNNRDWECDTSIPAQYKGCVKDIARQLIEDEPGNKFKVIMGGGAQHMGLPMEPIDPDTCVRGDGQNLADVWAENNPDGKVVTNLEQLLSVDIANTSKILGIFAPSHLPYHAVKTEQTPSLAEMTQQAVRLLKKNDKGFLLMVESGRIDMAHHHNWAKLALRELSELEEAISVALQEVKLEETLVIVTADHSHAFTMNGYPKRGNDILGFANDPNNPKIQSYETLSYINGPGFYHHRRNDSNNVNETWRPVDQDKERDEPYYPHMAGIYLEDETHGGEDVGVYAIGPYSHLIRGTFEQNYIAHVVAYAACLKNWPSHCDNSHNSVTQPTSSPIVFLLTSVLLLIVTGFD
- the LOC117158073 gene encoding alkaline phosphatase 4 isoform X2, with protein sequence MRCLAVLACSLLGFLELANSLPRNATHYEDMSFWLKSGQENLQRILAYRNNENRAKNVIIFIGDGMGVSTITAGRIYKGQIKGNTGEEYKLAFENFPNTGFAKTYNTDKQVPDSAGTATAIFSGVKCRYKVIGLDTKASFNRCNNKTDKESKVTTVADWAQESGMDTGFVTTTRITHATPGGLYAHTNNRDWECDTSIPAQYKGCVKDIARQLIEDEPGNKFKVIMGGGAQHMGLPMEPIDPDTCVRGDGQNLADVWAENNPDGKVVTNLEQLLSVDIANTSKILGIFAPSHLPYHAVKTEQTPSLAEMTQQAVRLLKKNDKGFLLMVESGRIDMAHHHNWAKLALRELSELEEAISVALQEVKLEETLVIVTADHSHAFTMNGYPKRGNDILGFANDPNNPKIQSYETLSYINGPGFYHHRRNDSNNVNETWRPVDQDKERDEPYYPHMAGIYLEDETHGGEDVGVYAIGPYSHLIRGTFEQNYIAHVVAYAACLKNWPSHCDNSHNSVTQPTSSPIVFLLTSVLLLIVTGFD